The following is a genomic window from Nymphaea colorata isolate Beijing-Zhang1983 chromosome 3, ASM883128v2, whole genome shotgun sequence.
TGGTCCCTGTTTTAGCAGCTCAGTTCACATTTCAAAAGACAAATAGATAACAGCAAGTGTTTGCCTTTAGGTATCGAGTGGTTGAAGTAATGTAGAAAGCATCAAATAACATAATGTGCTTGACCATCTACCAAAAGCATATTTCCCTTAGACAACAACAATCCTGTGTTCACTGCATAGAAGTTCTTAATTTAATGTCAGCATGAAACAactgatcttgttcttcaattgaAGTATGCATGACAGCAAGAATTGATTTAAATCAAACAAGAATGTTAAGATAGTCAAGCTTTTCAGGAAATTGTCAATAATGACAAGTACAACTATGGTAGAATGTCAGAAAGAACGCAACAAGTGAACGGCGAGATAAAGAATAGCTTATGGAGTCCACTTTTTGTCTGCATTAAATGAAAACACTGCCTGCAGCACTAGGTTGACAAGAATTGAATGTCTTTAATTTAGATAAGAATGATTCCTATAAAATCTGGCAAgcaaagcaaggaaaaaaagaaaaaaaaggcaaaactagaaaaagaatgaaacccAAAAGGTACCTCTTCACCAGCTGAAGCTTGAAGAATCAGGTCAGGAACAGTAGTTGAAGAGGAATGATGCCCCCCGCTTGCTAAGTCCTCCTCAAGAGGTCTTCCCAGCTGGAAAGAAAGGATTACAAGAAACAGAATTAGAACAACTATCCTAGGAGcaagaaaatttaattaaaaaaactatcaaatatgACCCACTTGCTTCTCTGAATTTTTCCAACTTTTCAAGCATCCAGCAATCTTTGCAAATCCACCAATATCAACATCCTACTGATCAGTGTGACATTCATCTTCTGCCACCCTTCTTTCAAATACATACTCTTTCAGACTTTTCATGCCATCTTCGACTTGCATATAGTTGGCATTGCAGCGTGCGCAGTtcatattttcatgaatttccgacctgtagaaagagaaacataagATATGATATTTCATCTGGCAACATAGATTCAGCTAAAATCAGCCTCAGTTTAACAGTTTTACTGCCTCTCTTTTATACCAACATAATGTTCCCCACTTTCTCTATTAAGTGGAACTGCCTAGGCCTTAACTAGGTGCCACCTAGTCCCCGCCTAAGCCTCTTCATGGGATCTGCTACCTAAGTCTGCCTTGCGCTTTTAACTGTAtagatttatatgcaaaaataGGTTCAGCATGATTTTTTGGGCGCCCCTTCTTTTCCCGCTTCACCTTGCAACTAGTGCAACTTCAAcgaatagaacctttcaaaaatgtcacagttcaaaatcgaGTACAAAATTGgctggtccttttgaaaagggATAAGAGGTTTTCTATGACAGGCTCAATCCTAAgactgggttatgttgaagacactcggttaagatggaataatgggccaACCATAATAATTTATCCCAAATGATatttgagacaaagaaaatgaaattcgtcacactcaacaggagttgactaggtttgaggagtttcatctgtcccatgaatggactaatggtttggtaatggaatgaCCAACATCTTTCAAAGCCAAAGGAGATAATAGGCAATGAAATgactttcaagaccaaaggagattggttagttcctcctatgactagagatgtcaagtttttactttgaaataattcaaaaacGATCAATTTTACTAACaagcatgagtgctcgtgttgtgcaaataatatggccaTCATTTACACATAGTACCGTAccagcattaggattcatttcgcgtcAATGCCGTCAAATCTCCagaagggatgcctttcaatttccaaaatatgaacataaaggaatcatccttaGCATGttaggtaataaaaaatagaagaagatattgaccctagaatcgcacatctaccaaagattgtcacattcaattcctcttattttcttttctttcattctcttgcattcagcttttgtctttcgattttctttttctttgatttttttttaggccgaccttcaccttttgGTGGTTGTGTGTAGCTTTGTCGcgtatccaacccgcttcaccttgcgggttttcaacgagccaaaggttcataagtcgttatcttcgcggtatagacataaatcacctatatgtctacccggtactcttgattctTGACCCAGAGGAACGgttacacaagccccgagcccatctctcaactctcattttgctatctttcaagatcttacaaagcattttggTTTCTCTCTCGGGATATTTtcttgctaaatccttgcaaatgcttgattaccagagtcaatagcatttcctagtcttgactttctcaacttcacgtttccttactgctcatatccaggatcttttcaattttcctcttccattgtttggcgacaaaaacttgaaattttattcttctaCTCAAGGAGGTACTAAATATAAATTAAAGCCACATCATggtgtgagaagacacttttaaaatgttctcaagcaaaactgaaaattatcactttcTTCAAGTCATAAAATcacacctaaaaaaaaatcaaaacaattgaGCAAGGAAAATTACAATCCTTTACGCCAGTGCCGTGTGAGGTTAATGAGAAAGattcaaaaatccaaaaaaagtttatgaatGCTAAATAATGTGGCAATTCCAACCTAAGTGGCTCAACTGAAAACTGGTTTCCATTTAATACATATCAAAGAACACATTCTTTAACAATAGATTTCCAAAATTGCATAGTAGTTCTAAAGATATAATTGAGACAATGACAATAACATGATTTTTGAGATGCATACATTGCATTACTTTGTTCCTTGAAATCATCATCTGAGGTTTCCCACACTAGCCGACCCAACTACTCCCCTCcgttccatatccaaaactgGTTCAACAACATCGTCCATCTTACCTTCTCTCCAATAGGCAGTCACAAGAACTGAGAAGTTAAAGGAAGAACACATACTTTAGCCTTAAGTAATATCTATGAAATGCATTTCCAAAAAGTAAAGATGACGTCACCTTTATATGTGTGAGAATTTGGAAAAAGTCctcttttcctcatttttccaaaaaacttgtGAACAAGCTCATATTTTCCTGCTTTTAACATCACCTTCCTAAGGAGGAATTTTATAAATAGCATGTAAAGTGAATCTCAGGGTAGAAGCAAATCACTAATAAGAAGCACGAAGCAAAAATACATCTCATGAAGTACATATGCATCACAACCATATTGCTCTCATCTTCATGAAACCAGCAAAGTGATATCCGCATGTTTTCTagactgatttgttgggtagaagaggaacttcatatgctctcctatagatgtagggaagatcaaactatcaaattcaaaaattaaatacaaatcATCTGTTCCACTCTGTCCCCACCAGTCTAATCACTCCTTCCTCGCACCTTttgctaaataaatcaagaattcaagcaaaaaaaataaaacagtttattAGAACATAAACACATCCTAAAAacgaagaagtgaacctatatttactaagttgaacccttaccgactataagatacaaaatttcactaaaaaaaaaaacaacaacaaagcaaacctttccaccaatgtcgtgTGAGGTTAATtactaaagatccaaaattctataaaaaatgaagactgGTGAAAATTCTATGGACAACACTTGTGCCATCTAGGTCTTTGCTGTGTCAGGTCAAGAACATGTAGATCCTCCGCAGACATGCCagttggaaaagaaataaaataataaataaataaataggtaAGGTGAGAAACAGCGAACACCACAACTAAGAAAGAGGCCAAAACGAGGAGTTCTGCTTTCCTCATTCAACAAtgggacaaaatgaaaaatctaacgAAAGAGaattaacagaacaaaatgctattaaccaagaataagaaaagatttgtgcgaagaagagaagaagcatgACATTTTTACCCCCTAAAAGCAATAGAAGAGGCAAACCATATTAAGTGCATAGTTCAAAcacttttgaaaagataatccaaaacaaaaaaattgaacatgccTCACAGTAACAGAACCTATTCCGATGCCCATAATTTAGAATGATAAAAGAAGGAATGTTGAACATGCCTCACATTAAGAAATTAACAGAACAGATGCCCATAATCTAGAATGTAAACAAAGTGGAAAAGAGCACCAAGTTCTTGTTCGCCATAGGTATACAAATCATACAACTGCAAGGCACGTAAAAGTTGACTGTCTTGCTTAATTACTTCAGTGAAAATCTGGACACTCTTGTACTAGTGCCTTAACCTGAACAAGCTTTTTGTATTCTATACCTTTTCAGTCGAATGGAGTGCACCACTAATAATTGTTGCCTCATCATGTGTCAGTTCCCCACCTTTACCAACCTGTGGGATTGCAACAAACAGAGAAGTAATAGATAGATTAACTAATGCAGACGTGGAGAAAAATATCACTGTTTACACCACAGGAGGTTTAGCAGAGAAAGAGTtcttaaataaagaaagaatacCTCTTTGCTATGGATAGAAATGAGAGCTTTCAGTTGTGCACGCCACCTGAAAAGTGCAGACTCATTCTGTCCAAGCAGAAAGTCCAGGATCTACAAAAACAGAGAATCACTATGCAAACTAGAGAATATGTTGTAGCATGCAGCTGCAGGCCTCCCGAAGTATTTCTCATCTTGACAAACCCAGATATCGTTTCCATGTGGCTTtcctttttaaagttaaaactttCTTAAGAAGCACCGAAGTTcaaaataatcacaaaacaTGTCCATGATTGTTTAAGAATGcttttcaaaataacaaatgTAAGGATAGGCTTTCCTTCACCAAGAAAAATAGTGTATGTTCAGGAAATCAAAACTGAATTTATCTTTTACAGAACAAAACGATTTTTCTTTCTGCATGGGGTCACCTTCCCGATTGGATAGCAAATTATCATCAGAATATGGACAAGCCCTACCAAAATTGGCACCCACAGCAAGTCCATATCTTGAACAGATGGCCTCTGGAATGATCTGCAAAAGTTTAATGTTGAAATCAGAAATTCACTCATCAACTAAGAGTAGCCTCTACTAATAGTAACATAGGAAGAATCTAAGAACTTAAAACCGCTTTTTAATAAGAAAGCAACCAATGACTTACATGCATGGAGGTGGGCCTTCTCCTTCTGGCTCTAGTTTACTCCCTTTCCTAGGGCATGGCAGCTGTATCTAAAGCCCAGACATTAGGCAAAGGACGCTCTCACACTTTCctaatgaatttaaaaaaagaaaatcagcaaAAGAATTAGCATCGACTCTGTAAACATTTCCAGccaaaaatatttaacatgtacaaagaaaattataagaAGAGATACCATCATTTCCACCAATAGCCAACAGGAACCGCTGTCCAACTAGAGCCATCACATGGCCATATAGAGGACCTGGGCCAGCACCTTGTACAACCACCCTAGAACACAAGTACAACCATTTTCATGAGGAAAGGCCTACATCCCAATGAGAATATACGCAGAAAATAAGGAATTACTTAAATTCAACAATCACCTGTGCCATCTAGGTCTTTGCTTTGTCAGGTCAAGAACATGTAGATCCTCCGCAGACAAGCCagttggaaaagaaataaaataataaataaataaataaataggtaAGGTGAGAAACAGCGAACACCACAAATAAGAAAGAGGCCAAAACGAGGAGTTCTGCTTTCCTCATTCAACAAtgggacaaaatgaaaaatctaacgAAAGATaattaacagaacaaaatgctattaaccaagaataagaaaagatttgtgcgaagaaaagaagaagcatgacatttttaaaaggcaCGATTCTCACAATTCCAAGTAACTAAATAGCATGTACCACAGTTCTCTGGTCATAAAAAGGACAGTCCTTAAAGTTCAAAAAACACTTACATATTAGGCAACAAGAACAAAACTTTTCTAGCACTCCAGAGACAAACCgtggcatatttttaaaatgtaggcttccatgttacCAAGCACTAACCGAGTTGGATAATGAACAAAATAGCTTCGCACATTTTTagaatgtaggcttccatgttagcaaacacatgattgtatcataaccaAGTTAGATGTGAGATGCGAAGTTCTTGTCAAAGATATTCAGTCAACCAACCTACAAACTTAAGCAATGTAcgatatgcaattcaaagactaTCAGAATCTGACACACGAACCCATGAACTTGATGAGATTATATTtaccaaaagaatcaagttctcTCGGGCTGACATTTTCAGGCCTATTTTGCCCGCATGACGCCGAGGGATAGTCGGTCTGCGACACAAGTGaatgcattgaaaaatgaaaaccgaGCAACTAAGACAACAAAACACCTAAACAACCCAGCTggaaaccattaaagcagaaaataagcaaGATTGAACTGctataaaatcaaaccagcaattgcccaactcaacaaactaaacaatcaaactaaatcaaaataagatcctactgaaaacaaatcaaggcaatgaccttaacctatcctggacatgtgcaatagctaactaaaggatctattcaactaacctgacactaacgtgacacaagaagaaagaaccTGACTACTAACCTGGGTCTAACACCATGAAGGACCTaaggacataaaacccaaaactcatgcaacttcaacgaatagaacctttcaaaaatgtcacagttcaaaatcgactacaaaattgactggtccttttgaaaagagatacgACGTATGACAGGCTCAATCCTAAgactgggttatgttgaagacactcggttaagatggaataatggtcCAGCCTTAATAATTTATCCCAAATCATatttgagacaaagaaaataaaattcgtcacactcaacaggagttgactaggtttgaggagtttcatctatcccatgaatggactaatggtttggtaatggaatggccaacatctttcaaaGCCAAAGGGGATAGGCAATGAAATgactttcaagaccaaaggagattggttagttcctcctatgactagagatgtcaagtttttactttgaaataattcaaaaacgatcaatttaactaataagcatgagtgctcgtgttgtgcaaataatatggccttcatttacacatagtaccgtacaagcattaggattcatttcgcgtcaatgccgtcaaatctctagaagggatgccttccaatttccaaaatatgaacataaaggaatcatccttaGCATGTTAGGTAatcaaaaatagaagaagatattgaccctagaatcgcacatctaccaaagattgtcacattcaattcctgcaagTTCAACCTTCATGCCTTTAATCTCTTGCCatacaccttttgcttttttttcctctttttttcttttctttctttctcttgcattcagctttCGTCTTTcgatcttctttttctttgatttttttttaggccgaccttcacctttgacggaatacctcaccaccccaaaggctactacgaagctccaccccTTTGGTGGTTGTGTATAGCTTTGTCGCGTATCCAAGCCgcttcaccttgcgggttttcaacgagccaaaggttcataagtcgttatctttgcgctatagacataaatcacctatatgtctacccggtactcttgattactgacccagaggaacgactacacaagccccgagcccatctctcaactctcattttgctatctttcaagatcttacaaagcattttggcttctctctcaagatattttcctactaaatccttgcaaatgcttgattaccaAAGTCAATaacatttcctagtcttgactttctcaacttcacgGGATgtttccttactgctcatatccaggatcttttcaattttcctcttccattgtttggcgacaagaacttgaaattttattcttctactcaaggaggtactaagaataaaacAAAGCCACATCATggtgtgagaagacacttttaaaatgttttcaagcaaaactaaaaattatcactttcacaaaaaaaatcttgacatcaaataatatatcatcaagaggaaggaattctactcTAAAGAAGAGGATGAATGAAAAACAACATAGGTTGGTTCGGTAGAAAattgaacttcaccaactctcctagTGACTTCTATACAAAAGGTTGGTTGTCGATATAGATTAATAAACTCATTTAATCTGAAAATtattggatgacaaaaaaaaaagaaattaacaatcaattaaacaattaaatttaaaagtcaaatGCAAACAATCTAtctactctatccccacctATCTAATTGATCCTTCCTTGCATTTTAAGCTCAATAATtcaataatagcaaaaaaatgGCCATTTAATACAAGGAGAATAGAAACACACCCATAAAATGGAGTGAACCTTTAATTACTGAGTTGAATCCTATTTTTTACTAACTTCAAGACATAAAATCAcagctaaaaaaaaatcaaaacaattgaGCAAGCAAAATTACAAACCTTTACGCCAGTGCCGTGTGAGGTTAATGAGAAAGattcaaaaatccaaaaaaagttCATGAATGCTAAATAATGTGGCAATTCCAACCTAAGTGGCTCAACTGAAAACTAGTTTCCATTTAATACATATCAAAGAACACATTCTTTAACAATAGATTTCCAAAATTGCATAGTAGTTCTAAAGATATAATTGAGACAATGACAATAACATGATTTTTGAGATGCTTACATTGCATTACTTTGTTCCTTGAAATTATCATCTGAGGTTTCCCACACTAGCCGACCCAACTACTCCCCTCcgttccatatccaaaactgctTCAACAgcttattttctcttctttctttctcttgcattcagcttttgtctttcgattttgtttttctttgatttttttttttaggccgactacacaagccccgagcccatctctcaactctcattttgctatctTCCAAGATTttacaaagcattttggcttctctctcaacATATTTTCCAGCTAAATCCTTGCAATGCTTGATTACCAGAGttaatagcatttcctagtcttgactttctcaacttcacaggaCGTTTCCTTACCCAGgaacttttcaatttttctcttcCATTGTTCGGCgacaaaaacttaaaattttattcttctactcaaggaggtactaagaataaagcaaAGCCACATCATggtgtgagaagacacttttaaattgttttcaagcaaaactgaaaattatcactttcacaaaaaaaatcttgacatcaaataatatatcatcaagaggaaggaattctactctaaagaagagggtgaGTGCAAAACAACATAGGTTGGTTCGGTAGAAAattgaacttcaccaactctcctaggGACTTCTATACAAAAGGTTGGTTGTCGATATAGATTAGTAAACTCATTTAATCTGAAAATTATtggatgacaaaataaaaaagaaattaacaatcaattaaacaattaaatttaaaagtcaaatGCAAACAATCGTAtctactctatccccacctATCTGATTGATCCTTCCTTGCATTTTAAGCTCAATAATTCAATAATAGCAAAAATATGGCCATTTAATACAAGGAGAATAGAAACACACCCATAAAATGGAGTGAACCTTTACTTACAAGACATAAAATcacacttaaaaaaaatcaaaacaattgaGCAAGCAAAATTACAAACCTTTACGCCAGTGCCATGTGAGGTTAATGAGAAAGattcaaaaatccaaaaaaagtttatgaatgctgtcaaaatagatgtaatggggaaccgggtccatttctggacccggtcccatggggcacgggtaccgaggccggctcggtaccctaggtggcattcttctctccctcctatataatcttcacttaagtgtaattgtgtgattaagtgaatataattttctctctcatagggctgcggtgtgcacctaggtcagagcGTCCTGtggtttttcctctttctgaggtttttccacgtatatcgtgtgttcctctcttcttctttcatgtgttgcatgtttctacatggtatcagagccgtgagatCGTTCGGCTTTGTCTCGTATTTTCGTAGTCGCCCTTGCACCGCTGCCGCCTGCGCCGTTAGGGTTTCCCGCACCGCCGTCATTGGGATcttctgcgccgccgccgtcagacgatccagcgccgccgcctgttGCCGCTTGTGacttccgctgccgtgggtgtctcctTTTCCGCCGTCGGACGATCCAGCGCCATCCCATctttccgctgccgtgggtgtccaGCGCCGTCACGCCTCTGCGTCGCCGCCGTCGGGCGATCCAGCGCCGTCGCCGACACCTAAGGTTCCGTGTGGTGCTGGTGTTTCAGCCGCCGCCGTGCTGTCTTGTTGCTGCCTGGTGTTGTGTCTgacttgactgcttgtgatggcggaagagattgcacctaaaagtgatatggcctttgacgcgggcagcgctcccaagagcgagatcttgccggttcaggtcacgcccattcgtctgactaaagacaattatctctcttggtctattgctctcgagattgggataacgAGCCATGGTCATCTTTcctatatcacaggcgacaaaccggcgcccagcaaaactgatcctcaatgggtgacgtgggtgttggaagacagtcaggttaaggtgtggatcatcagctctgtgtccgctgatattcagcctcttattctgcggaagccgacttcgtttgatatgtggactgtgcttgcaaggatgtatggtcgcaagaaaagGGTTCTGCATACGTATCAGATTAAATGcagtatttattctctgaaacagggtgacctgtctgttgcctccttctatgcagccctgaaaactaagtgggaggaacttgattatcatgtgaatgataactgggactgtggttctgatcatgctcggtactgggaaaaggaatggatggaccggacgttcctcttccttggaggcttgcgtgatgagtttgaatccattcggagtcaaattctcaactgtgatgagattcctggaatagaagatgtttatgccaGAGTGGAATCCGAGGAACAAAGGCGTCAAGTGATGCAAATTGACCCCAGTCATGGGACtggtccctcggcctttgttagcTGTTCTTCTGTGTCTGGACCGCGCCCTGTTAGGTGatgtacacattgtcacaaatcaggacattctgttgacttctgttgggatcttcaccctgagaagagacttgttcgtggtcgccctccgtctagtcggcgaggtTCTCTTGTGCAGGACTCAACTCAGAGTGGTTCTTCAAGTGGTGAAAAATCGAGGCTTTCccctgatcaaatcaaggaactacaagcttacatcagtcgcctttctactacgtcagaggacacatctacgtctgatggagctaaattagctcaggctcttgttgctactagtgatcaaggtaattcctctcccagtgattggattgttgatagtggggctactcatcatatgaccggggaccctaagatgtttcaagaatacaagttgacttctgggcagcagcgtgtttctatggctaatggttcttctatttctgtggctggaaaagggagtttaacattactgaacaaatattgtcttcataatgccctgcatgttcctaatattctcgtgaatttgttatctgtcagcaatattaccaaagagctaaactgtaatataatattctctgctgatcgttgtttactgcaggacttggggacggggcagaagattgggattggttcggctattgatggtctctacagaatgccagtacaggttgcctctgctttgatttcaaCCACCAGTGGGCAGTTATCTGACGTGGAGGACAGATCCActattatgcgctggcacgagagacttggtcatcttccttttcagttgattaaacaattgtttcctaagatgtttcggtctgtttctttggacac
Proteins encoded in this region:
- the LOC116250327 gene encoding uncharacterized protein LOC116250327, with protein sequence MAQAFPHENGCTCVLGWLYKVLAQIIPEAICSRYGLAVGANFGRACPYSDDNLLSNREGDPMQKEKSFCSILDFLLGQNESALFRWRAQLKALISIHSKEVGKGGELTHDEATIISGALHSTEKLGRPLEEDLASGGHHSSSTTVPDLILQASAGEEVTFVFANQVGGKLVPVEPMERKSPVPETILMTPPNPSSALSSHKGCALSHLVEDSSICT